The segment AAGAAATAAAGATCTTTATATTAGAATAAAAACTCTAATTTAAGTGCGTACAAATAAGAATGAATTAAACAAGAGatgcaaagcgtcaagttcctacCAATAGTTTGATTAGTTTTAGAGTAGATAAAAGTATAGATGGAGATAgaaggggagaggaagagagacatAAATAGAttaaacaaataaattaaaatgattatttaataattgagTTATTGTACAAAACTAAAATTGAAGTatgtattataattaaataaaatgataggTGTGTGTAGTCTTAGAATCTCAGAAGATAGATCTAGATGATGTAGGTATTGATTGGAATATTTTGCTATTGTTGAAAGATTAGTTATCTTAGTTTGATGAATTTTTAAAACTCTAAATAGATAAAGAGAATGATAGATGGATCTCGAGCTCTATGAGTTTGATCTCAATTATCATGAACTTCATGTAATGCACAAAATTAATCTATGTTGTGTGGGAATGGATTAATAGAATGTAATCATGAAAATTGTGTCACCGTTGTCttatagatatatgcatatattGAGGTGGGTTCTAgtcatttgttgttttttatttaacaaattatttttgTTATATAAATTTTAAGAATTCATATGACCTatttaagaattttttattttttttaattttatggaatagtATGAAACATTGAATATATAAGTAAATTGactgttttaaattaaaattaaagattaaataatatttttcatattaaatttaattaagacttcaatcttatttaatttatttttgtattaaGTTTTTGAATTGTAATACCTAGATTGTGTGAGTCAAATATTCTCATAAATAAACTATAGTCATTTAACATATAATTTTACTTCAAAATTATCTTGCTAATTAGGTGTTGATTGGAATATTTTGTCATGTTTGAAAGATTAGTTATCTTAGTTTGATGGATGTTTCAAACTCTAAATTGATAAAGAGAATGATGTAGATGGATCTCGAGCTCCATGAGTTTGATTTTAATTATCATGAACTTCATGTAGTGCACAAAATTGATCTATGTTGTGTGGGAATGGACTAATAGAATGTAATAATGAAAAGTTTCTTTCCATTGTCttatagatatatgcatatgttAAGGTGGTGTCTATATACATTAATTCGGTAGGTGAACAAGTTCTCCTACGCCAAACCCTTTAGCGAATTAAATTAATGACAACGATAAATATTAAAGACAACATTTGCAACCATGTAGATGTCCTATGTGACGATTCTACATTTTTAGTTCTTTTAATAGTCTATAGAATTTAATTGTTTTGTAATTATTACTCTTTTGAGCATGATGATAATTGGTCCATATAAATTTAAATACACATTGCATTTTATTACATATCATGACATAACAACATAGTGTATGAAAAATGTATTAGACTACTTCATAATGATTAATATAAAGGATTGAAGAAGTTTAAATTTGAATATGAATTTGGAGTATTAAGATTTAGATACCATTTTGTATACTTTTTAGGATTGATTCTTATCAATCTTGAATTATTTGAAAATGATCCATACAAATGAAATAGAgatttcaaaatagaaaaaaaatctattaaaaatggattcaaatgaaaataaataataataaatcaaaatcaaaatgtgaaaattaaaCTTAATACAAAAAGATGTCATGTATCAATATATTATCACATGAAAACATCTTCAAATAAATatacacaaaattaaataaatgtttacaaaaaaatattctaattTCATACAcctatattttattaaaattacaaaaaGCAAGGAAGATTCACTTGCGTGTAAGCCCCAAAGATCACGTTGGATCTTTGTTTTGTTGTGTAGAAATACATACAAATTTATTACATTATAATATTATTACTACTTACTAAACAAACATTGATAAATTTAGTAGTGTTGCATCTTTGAAGAAAGAGATTCCTAATGTATTGGCTATTCAGATTGTAAGTATCTATTTATGACCCTTATTAAAAATATgaatacataaaaaaaattatattgaaatTTTTTTCTACATTAATACTTAAAtctaaaataaacctcacattaaacaaaatatattaaaaaaattaaatacttaatattaaatatatataaaatcatttgaaatattgacCATCCATGTAAATACCACCACAACAATGAGAAAATTAAGAGAACattatcaaaattttgaattgaTCATATGTGTATAATGAATTTAATATTGGCTCTTTAATTAAAAAGTAGTTGTAAACATTATAAAGTTTCTCAGATTTACAAATCTGTGGGCCCCGCCTGTTAACAAGAGACATACGCCTTTTTATTTGTTCGTTGTGAAATGATGGGGTACGACTGTGTACAACTAGTAtgcttttttaaatattatttttctttgtgTGTAGAGTAAATAGTACTGACAAATGTATTAAATTTATATGACATTTgttcaaaattttatattttttgatgatgaaaattaaattttataccCACATAAATTAATATAGACCAATCATGTGacaaataaatcaaattttaaattatttttgttaaaaatttgacatgttaacttttgaaaaaataaaaataaatttgaatttgaatttttttaaaaattcattgGTTGACAAAGAATGCATAGGTATGCTTCCATGGAGGAActaataaatgcaaagaaaaatgatGTAAAATCAAGaatgtaaaaaataaatataaataaattttaaaaagataaaataaatatgaatttgaAGCCAAACATAAGATAAAATATGTTATTCATTAATATAtaattctattaaaaaataattaaaatcaaataaaaattaacatAAATACACAAATTTTAGCATtacaaaacaaaatataatattattttaaactaTTTAATCTAAATGATATAaaactaaattttaattttaattcatgCAATCTTATTGAACAGACTATTATAGattgaaaaaaaaatcttaaaaccaTAATtcagaatttaaaattaaaagaatAATACTATCCCTACACAGATGAACGtcgtctcaaattctttgctctttTATATTAAATTTTAGTGGTTTCAATATTTAGTTTTATAGCAATGGTTTCACATAAACAATTGGTCTATTACTATAGTCTTTGTGCAAGATCAATATTAAAATTGAGATTGAGAATTATGTTTTATTAAAAAGATGTAAGAATAAATTAAAATGGTTTTAATATAAAATTAGTATTtagattttaataataaaaattatgcTTCACATAAATAGTCAACATGTTAATTACAATATAAAGTCAattatattaattgattaaatctatttacataaaattaatttaaatcagaatttaaaaaataatcattaataaaattGAATAGTTCACAACTCATCACGTATAAACTTCTAAAAAATtaacataatatattataaaataaaatagtatAATATATTACATTGTATAATTAATAATTTCAAtagatttattaaaatatttaagtCAATTAACATGTTAAGTGGACCAATTTCTATCAATGAATTTAATTTAAAAACTACGCTATTGAATCACAATATCATAATTTGATACACTATTGAaaataccttctacttatcataTTAATAAATTTTACAAAAATAAGAACCTGGTTGTAGTGTCATAATCTATTTATTGAGAAGATAGACTCCCAACTTGACGAGATCCATCATTCTATGTTCCACTAGGAAAAAAATTAAGCTCAATAAACTTAAAGAATGATCTAGATTTATTTGTTAACCTTCAttgtacacaattcatcatatctTATATATTGACCAAGGTCCATCTTTCTATAAACCAGTCGGAGGAAATATAAGCTCAACTAAACTTAAAGAACGATCTAGATTTATTTGTTAACTTTCATCGTACACAAATCATCATTATCTATTTCCACCAAGATCCATCATTCTATAAACCAGTAGAAAGAAAATTAAGTTCAACTAAACTTAAAGAATGATCTAGATCCATTTGTTAATCTTCATTGTATACAACTCATCATATCTATTTTGACCAAGGTCCATCATTTTATAAACCAGAGGGAGGAAAATTAAGCTCAACTAAACTTAAAGAATGATCTAGACTTATTTGTTAACTTTCAtcgtacacaattcatcatatctATTTCGACCAAGGTCCAGCGATCTATAAATCAGTAGGAAGAAAATTAAGCTCAACTAAACTTAAAGAACAATCTAGATTCATCTGTTAATATTCATTGTACACAACTCATCATATATATTTCGACCAAGGTCCATCATTTTATAAATCGATAAAAAGAAAATTAAGCTCAACTAAATTTAAAGAACAATCTAAATTCATTTGTTAATCTTCAttgtacacaattcatcatatctATTTGACCACCAATCTCTATTTTAGTTTAAACAGTACACTTTAAGTTTTAACTTGTTTAGATGGCTCATTCAAATCACACTAATACATAAATCCTACTGAAAAACTAATGTAATGAACCGCCTATACTTTCTCCAATCTCTATGAACGTCCCTTCAATCTCTCCTGTCTGTACAACGGACTGAAACCACATCTACCATGTTTACTGACATATCTAAGCCACAAAAGTCTCACCCTTCTGAAAAACCCATTTCTTGATTCAACAGATTCATCACAAGTACAAAGCATTTGTTTATCAGGAATGCATCTGGTGAGCTGCTTGAAACGATCAACATGGCAGGGAATCCTGAGAGGACCAGGGTGACAGAAGCCATAAGCTTCCTCTGCACCCTGCAAGAGCTCATGAAACACAGGATGGCACAGATAATCCACAGGAATACAAAATCTCTCCTGCTCTTCTCCCACATAGACAACCAAGCATCCCTTGGGAGCAAACTCCACCTTCTTCCCAGCACCATCAAATCTCTTTTTCTTCTCCTGCCCATCAGTTCGGCGGGCCATTGGAAACTGAAACAACACTGACTACCAAAAAGATTTGAACAAAAACTGAGCTTTATTCAGATAATCTGACCTAATTGTACACGTTTTGTTAGAAGCCAAGATGAGAAGAGATGAGATGGGATATTACACTGACAGCATTGTACAGCTTCACTGCGCTGCATAAGGCATGGAATGAGTAAAGCAGGACGCGACAACAAATGTACAGTGTTTTATGACTGAATGGGCTCGTGCTGATTGATCATTTTGCATGTCCCACGGAATTGCAGGACTATATTCTTGCATGTgattgacaagaaaaaactatggAATTGTCAAATCAAGAATGGAATGGGAGAGAATAATGGTGCGAAGAATGGTGGTATAATTTATGGGTGGCTGTTCATTGTGATTGTGATGCTGTGCTTGCTTATCGAATATCAGGCATGAAAATGATGGCATGAGTAGTTTGTAGATAACGTAACGGCTTTGTTTAAAGCAACGTGAAATGTGTGCCATGACTTTCTGCTCCTTATTGGGGGAGGAGGATCAAATTTCCACACGCTACCATTTGCACTTGTCTAACGGCCTGCATGCATCATGAAAATCAAATATCaccaaaatttattattattattcatttttttaattcttCCAAATAAATCGGTTATTATTGAACATTAGATCGTTTAGGTTTGGCTTAAACAACACATGTTAAGTTTTGACTTGTTTAAGCCGTTCATAGAAATCACACTAATAGGTGGACCTTATTGGAGATGCTAGTGTAATTCCCCAAAGCAAGCTAAAAGTTAGAGTGCATTATTTACATGTCACCAATGGTTAATAGTTAAAGGTAAAGCAGTTACTCTTAAACATTAGATCGTTTAGGTTTAACTTAAACAACACACTCTGAGCTTTGATTTGCTTACGTGGTTCATCTGAAATCATACTAATAGATAGTCCTTATTGGTGAAGCTAGTATAATTCTACTAAGCAAGTCAAAGCTAAGAGTGTGTTGTTTAAACATTGTCTATGGTTGAATATTTAAAAGTAAAGTGGTTACTCTTAAACATTAGATCGTTTAGGTTTGGCTTAAGCAACACATTCTAAGTTTTAATAGAGAAAAAAAAGCACAATTAAGCTTCTTTTAAAGGTTCACCCTAGTACATTGGACTACGACAATGTAGCATTTGTAAGCATGAAtttattgagtattttgtgttcTTATATTAAGGGTTTACGTATCCTTATCATttaagattcaaattcaaatttatgtCACTAAGCATTTCACATGATTTAAAAGTTGGATTTTGTGAGATTGAAAAGTACATCCCTTGtactttttattttgttttaatattttGTGTGGGCTTCTTCAGTATATTGTCATGCTAGCacatgcttttgattgattttccACTTAGACTAAGAGTTGCACTCCAAAACAATATCTTATTCTTGCTCAAAATAA is part of the Cryptomeria japonica chromosome 10, Sugi_1.0, whole genome shotgun sequence genome and harbors:
- the LOC131050911 gene encoding indole-3-acetic acid-induced protein ARG7 translates to MARRTDGQEKKKRFDGAGKKVEFAPKGCLVVYVGEEQERFCIPVDYLCHPVFHELLQGAEEAYGFCHPGPLRIPCHVDRFKQLTRCIPDKQMLCTCDESVESRNGFFRRVRLLWLRYVSKHGRCGFSPLYRQERLKGRS